TAtgcaaaaattataatattttaaaaatgaatacatcaCAGTAAAATTCTAGTATTTTGAGTGTAGATTAGAACACTAAAATGTTCCACTATTCTAGCTACAGCACGATGATTTTGAAAGGTACTTACTGGTAACTGATGTCATaccattattttttctcaactgCATACACAGCTTAACTCCAACAATGGACAATGCTACTATGATGGCAAGGAGAATACCAGCTGTTGTTCCAAAAGTCACGAGCGAGAGGCATTGCGTGGCACCTTCAGCTTTGTATGTATGTAAAATAAAGCAAGTCATATATCAAGATATTGAATATTtcgttttacaattttattagcCATATaagaatttcaatatatttttatactacTTTTGTTGAACTCATTTATCACTTACATACAATGGTCATTCTTTTTAGATTCGAATATGCAACATAATGGACTAGAGACTGATTTGCTTTGCAGTAACAATACTGCTGATGATATTTCATTTCTGCTCTGAATATTATTCTTGTTATGCCCCCAATCTGTTCCGCCCTGTCGCTAGGAAGCCTATGATTCCCACAATACCAGGCCCAAGAAATGTCAAGATTGCTAAATTTAGAAACTGAGCATATAAGGCCTATATCGTCTCCTTCACTCACGTCCATTGGTGTTAGCGAAGTCATAGCAGGAGGGTCATCAGGAATGGCTGAAAATACCGTAAATAATTGAAACTAATCGTTTGAGTTTAAACACATTAGATTCTTGTTCACTAATTAGATGGATAGATCGCTTTCATCTTACAATTATAGAGAGTACACACAACACatgctttaaataaatgaaGTATGAACAACAGCTAAATACACATCTATGAGATGTTATGAGAATTctaaaatgaaaatggaaaaagatGTTACTTTTCAAACGtaatttaaattaactttttaagtAATATTAATGATGTTCCTACCAGGCCTACTTACGAAAAACTGAAAACTGAACAAGTTCGGAATATTCTTCATATTGATAGTAAGAGTTAGATAATGTTCCTCTGCATCTACATCCAATACTTCTGTCATTTACATTTAAACTGAAATAAGTCTCCaaccccattgtggtcccataACTGGGAGCTTGATTATCACAAAACCATCTCCAAGAAATTGTTGGATATCCTAGAGAAGTTAAATTGCATTTGACTTGGATTTTCTCTCCTGGACGGAGAGTGGTAGGCGATACAGCGTATATCATCGGTTTTGTCGGAGGGCTATCTGTGAAAATATTGTAGGATATGATTTCATTACTTTAACAGCAGAGGCCTTAAAGAATTACTAAACTTGTATGTGTTAGGAAGCATAAACTAgtaaattttatgtacaatattacatgtaatgtagCACTACCtaataaacattttcttcaGGTTTTGAATGTATGTCATGAATATctaaatatgttaatatttttacttttttcagtgtctttgcctatGATAATACTAAGTATCGATTTTGTGCTATACAgtttaataactttaaataaGTTATGAAtggggcgccagcggggtttgcttattacATGAATATCTAAACATCGTACGATggctgaaaattttataaatataggtaataaggaatcattctttcaatattatgaggtgataatttcggtcggggcgtgattaaatctatcataaagcgcttcgggctttattggatttggtcacgctccgaccgaaattatcacctcatgataCTCACAAAACGATTCATTATTCTGTAATTAAAAGTCTGAAATTCTATACATTCTGAGTTGACATGAAAACAGCGAATATAAAGATGAGAAATTGAATACATGTCTCTACAAAACAAGGtttcaaaatcaatatttgtactcTCTCGCATTTACAAATAACGGGAAATATAACCAATTGCAATAGTCACAAAATTCACTCACGATAAACATATATTGTAAGTCTTCTGTTGGAAGTCATGTTATAGATTAATGTAGAAGATGGCGATGTTGCTCTACAGTAGCAAGCTTTCTTGTGGTATTTCATAGACAACAAAAACTCCAGATACGTATAGGTAGTTGAATTTGTTATAAGGCTTTCCATCTGCTCTTGACCGCAAAACCAGCTCCATACGACAGGGGGATCCCCAAGAGAAGACAAATGGCAACTCAATTTTATCGTATCTCCTTCATATCCACTTGTAGAATATGAGTATGAAATGTATGGTGTAGACGAAGGAATAGCTTTACAAATATAAAGCAAACAAACGCTTTATTACTATGCATTTCAACTTCTTTAAACAGAAATACAttttaagtaaaacaaaaaagttttgattGAATACCTCTGTCAAATATAAAAGCTCAACTCTTTGtattactgttttttttttactataattAATATAACTATCATATGATTATGAATtctaatacatatatttatcatttcacGAATCGTTctataagtttattttttaagctCGTATAATTGGTGTAtgtgaaatcaaataaaaaacaaaacatatcaaaTGGTTTCATGGAATATAAATATGCATGAGTTAAAATAAAGTAGACTGgtttcacttttaaaaaccCATACCTGGTACTCTTTATTGAATGAACCACGAACAAATCAATCGTCACTAACAAATTTTGAGCACTTTGAAAGCTCAAGGTACTTTAATTACAACTTGTTGTTGATTGTTTTGAATATCTTAATTTTACAcattattcattcatttattatcgtttccaacggaagacctaattgttattcttcggtttcttttttcatattgaTAAGGTCTTCCGTATTCAGCGGAcgaccttactgtttttctactgtttctcattcttttatattataaaggtcttccgtttccaacggaatacCTTAtggttttgctttgtttctttttccctattattaaggtcttccgttttccaacggaagaccttattgttttcgttcggtttctttttccctattattattatttttttttctttttttttccaaccaattttgtgtacgcgatttctctaAAACTACTCGACCGATTTACATGAATCTTTCAGGTCTGATAGTTAATGATCTGAAcattattggaaattttttttaatgatgacgtcacttccggttttgagttatttacaatttgacgattttcagagggtcggcttgtccaggggtaaactcctaaggtagcaagggacagtttcgaataaagtaccctcaatatttttgtaaaattgagagttgctgtacttgaaggcttatgagtgttgctataattcatgaaatgatttttaatgattatcattagttagaggggtgtctcttgttgaaattgatatgcaatatgtaggccccttaagttaggtacatgagaatcagaagtaaaatgcgaaacctgcggctatgactgttgtgctgactttacacagtgaaattgcaagttacagacgggaggtaaaataacacgaaaagtaggtggatgggacattgtaaactatacaccggtaagtttctgacatgtgatagtgcaacatgcacgcggtacggaaggtcaaccctctgcagggaatgagctgggggaggtctaaaaagctgaaaaatcatgaaaaattagcaaaatatgaaagggtcaaaatctcataaaaaccagtatgtagagaattttacaggttttgattagtaatattcttcagaaattggtgattggccttataaagagtgaattaaaggtatttgtgctgaatgggaactgaggaaattctagttacagagttccgaagatatgcatcccttggctacaatgaattgtataaaaacaacTGTCCTCTGCCACCatcaagactacatggtattttcatatttctcctttaagtgtaattttgagtggattttgtaccataagtactacattttgtgaaaatagATGATTTTCTTGGCTATAGATGTCatgacatgatttattagctaaaatattcaaggggagtaactccctcttaaatgtgtagaatgaccatcactagagtaaattggcttagagagtaagtatttcctatcctgatgacaattaataggcttaagttaattactgagataagaataaatactttaaaacagtttttatcaattaaatcattcaatttatgaatttgcagccattttgctgtctgattttatgaaataacattaagccacctgacttatatcacccaatttttttaaaacagcatatttttatttcaaatgaactttacatgtagacaaatgcagttatcaaagtatacaatatgtcaaaaaactcaagtttttgctccttcctatcaaaaaatggtatttttgatgtatttacagaattaaaaaagccaccccctctttccaatggactccattaccattacatgtaggatatgtaaatgtacgtttgaccttgaaataacatctgctatgataattactcttgaaatgaacaaaaaacaacatatgtttacccttttattgtatatatgcatcaaaaatgtagaaaaacatgtaaaatttgaacatttttcatggaattctaatccgtccccaggtacccgggtgtgtttgaatttcattttaattaaacgcacacatcacacttgtaggtcttactaatttagcaaagttaaaaggagactagaaaccagaatatataagatatccactaaatatgattataagcttagtttttcatgaaaacaagaaatcacatgtagggcgacatgactttttgtgaataaaaatgctacaaatcatccatttaccaagaaagatcaattttaaatatcagtgatggttgttttcaaatatgtggaAGAAATGACTCAAAGAaactgccacaagtttcatgatattaggttaaagtgttcaaactaatgcttcttgtgaaaatcaaaagatagggggagggtatacatggaaagggatttctaagtgatgtgatgcttttatcatgataatatcaagcagatgtatgtagtattgaataaggtttcttatttaaggaggttgaacaacagttgacctcaaaaagattaggtaaagatgctttatttatggagagccctgtgaatctgtgttaaatagaggaaagtggaaatggtgggttcacttaaatggccatatttttcttaaacctcaatggaattggcaaaatgtggtgtactttttttcagaatagGATAAGctttttaatttgaagaaaaaatgacttttcagagaatgttagtgtatgttaaaggtagcaagggacagtttcgaataaagtacccgtcaatatttttgtaaaattgagagttgctgtacttgaaggcttatgagtgttgctataattcatgaaatgatttttaatgattatcattagttagaggggtgtctcttgttgaaattgatatgcaatatgtaggccccttaagttaggtacatgagaatcagaagtaaaatgcgaaacctgcggctatgactgttgtgctgactttacacagtgaaattgcaagttacagacgggaggtaaaataacacgaaaagtaggtggatgggacattgtaaactatacaccggtaagtttctgacatgtgatagtgcaacatgcacgcggtacggaaggtcaaccctctgcagggaatgagctgggggaggtctaaaaagctgaaaaatcatgaaaaattagcaaaatatgaaagggtcaaaatctcataaaaaccagtatgtagagaattttacaggttttgattagtaatattcttcagaaattggtgattggccttataaagagtgaattaaaagtatttgtgctgaatgggaactga
The nucleotide sequence above comes from Magallana gigas chromosome 2, xbMagGiga1.1, whole genome shotgun sequence. Encoded proteins:
- the LOC136269539 gene encoding uncharacterized protein isoform X1 codes for the protein MVTCFINLTNMDFTFILILCIWQSYEFVDGDTIPSSTPYISYSYSTSGYEGDTIKLSCHLSSLGDPPVVWSWFCGQEQMESLITNSTTYTYLEFLLSMKYHKKACYCRATSPSSTLIYNMTSNRRLTIYVYHSPPTKPMIYAVSPTTLRPGEKIQVKCNLTSLGYPTISWRWFCDNQAPSYGTTMGLETYFSLNVNDRSIGCRCRGTLSNSYYQYEEYSELVQFSVFPIPDDPPAMTSLTPMDVSEGDDIGLICSVSKFSNLDISWAWYCGNHRLPSDRAEQIGGITRIIFRAEMKYHQQYCYCKANQSLVHYVAYSNLKRMTIVSEGATQCLSLVTFGTTAGILLAIIVALSIVGVKLCMQLRKNNGMTSVTRTKETNSSNEVHQNPVYSNEVEPSYESLQKP
- the LOC136269539 gene encoding uncharacterized protein isoform X2, which encodes MVTCFINLTNMDFTFILILCIWQSYEFVDGDTIPSSTPYISYSYSTSGYEGDTIKLSCHLSSLGDPPVVWSWFCGQEQMESLITNSTTYTYLEFLLSMKYHKKACYCRATSPSSTLIYNMTSNRRLTIYVYHSPPTKPMIYAVSPTTLRPGEKIQVKCNLTSLGYPTISWRWFCDNQAPSYGTTMGLETYFSLNVNDRSIGCRCRGTLSNSYYQYEEYSELVQFSVFPIPDDPPAMTSLTPMDVSEGDDIGLICSVSKFSNLDISWAWYCGNHRLPSDRAEQIGGITRIIFRAEMKYHQQYCYCKANQSLVHYVAYSNLKRMTIVSEGATQCLSLVTFGTTAGILLAIIVALSIVGVKLCMQLRKNNGTKETNSSNEVHQNPVYSNEVEPSYESLQKP